The Acinetobacter shaoyimingii DNA segment CATCGCTCAGGCCACACAACTTGATCTACAAACAGTGACGATTCAAAAAACGTTTGATGAATGGACATTGAGCTGTCGTGAAATGTTAAATCCAAATAGCCAAGGTGCTCCTGCATTTAATATTCAACTAACAACTAAGCATGACATGCATTGGGAAGCTGGTGATATTGCTGAGATTCAACCTGGCAACAGCCCTGCTCGTATCGACTCATTTTTACAGAAACACAATATTCCCGCAGATACGATACTTGGCTCGCTTAATATCAGTATTGAAAATGCATTATGGAATAAACACTTAACGCAAGAAGTTCATAGTTTTAATGATATTGAAGAGCTCTATCGACAACTGAAAGATTTGCCAACACGTGAATACTCGATTGCCAGCATTCCCCCTCAACAAACTTTACGATTGGTCGTGCGCCAAAAATATGATGAACAAGGTCAGCTGGGGCTAGGTTCAGGCTGGTTAACTGAACATACACAGCTAAATGATCCTATACATCTTCGTATTCGAAGTAACCCTTCATTCCATTTGATTACAGATAATCGACCAATGATTTGTATTGGAAATGGGACAGGTATTGCTGGATTGATGAGTTTAATTTCAGCACGTATTCGTTTGGACTATACCAACAACTGGCTTATTTTTGGTGAACGCCAATTTGCTCATGATTTCTTCTATAAAGAGATTATTCAAGCTTGGCAAAATACCTCAATGCTGAAACGCCTAGACCTCGCTTTCTCGCGTGATCAAGCTGAGAAAGTGTATGTTCATCATAAGCTCCGTGAACAAGCATCAGAGCTTAAAACTTGGATCGATCAGGGTGCAGTCATCTATGTCTGCGGTAGCATCCAAGGTATGGCGAGCGATGTAGACCAAGCACTTAATGATATTTTAGGGGTAGAGACCGTAGATTTATTACGTCAAGAAGGACGTTATCGCCGCGATGTTTATTAACAACAACTCTTACCTCTCTTAGCCTTTCATTAGGCTAGAATAAAAAACCGAGCCCAAAAGCTCGGTTTTTTAAGCGCTGTCATTTACTTGCATATGTCATACTGATATTTAACACGAAAATATTTTACAATCTTTTAGACCCTAATTAATTCATCCCTAAAGACGAATTTTATGCATGCTTAAATCAAAATTTTTCAAGTTCATACTCTTGGCAATGGGTGTGTTCTTATTTTTATATAGTGTACTTTTACTCATACAACATCGTTATGGATTGGGAACTATTCTTCCGCTGTTTATTGGATTAATGTTTTGTATTCAGTCACTTTATAATCAAAAAATACATCATTTTTTGATACAACACCCTCGACTTAAGCAATTTTATAAAATGGGTTGGGCAGTATTTTCAGTATGGTTTATCACTGTTTGTCTATTTTTTGCATATTTAAAATATCAAATGCTTCAACCTGAGCATGTAAATAACATAGATGCGATTGTCGTTTTAGGCAGTGGCACCATTAAAGGGAAACCGTCACCGACCCTTGTTGCTCGCCTTGATCGTGCTGCAGAAATCGCACAACAGTATCCTCACACCACGATTATTCTAAGTGGTGGTTTAGATGCTTTAAAGCAGCATACGGAAGCGCAAATCATGTCCGATTATTTGCAAAAAAATTATCAAATAAATGCAAATAAAATTGAGCTAGAAGATCGAAGTACCAGTACCTATCTCAACCTTAAAAACAGTCAGGTGCTACTCAAGAAAAATGGATTAACACTGCAAACCCCACTCGCTATCGTGACCAGTGATTTTCATACGCCTCGAGCAAGTTTAATAGCCAAAAAACAAGGTTATAAGAACTTCGTCACCATTAGAGCCAAAACACCTTTAGTCACACGCTATTCCTCGTGGCTAAGAGAATATTTTGCTTATATCAGTGGTTGGATATTAGGTGAGTTTTAAACTTTATTTGGTGTTGAACCTTAAGGTCTGTTTACATTTCAAACACGCGGTGTGTTATGGGTTAAAACAATACAAATAAGACATGAATTGATGACAATGGTTTTTCTCGATTTTTATAACAGCATTAGAGATAGTTTTAAGTTGATGATTAATTCCTTAATTTTAAATCATTAAACTTCTATCATAAGTCAATTTTCAACCATTTAAAATTTATCATAAAGTTCCCTCTCCTGAGCAAGTTTAAAGCGTTGCTTTCTTTAAAATGAAGTGCGAAGCGCAAGTGAGGGCCTAGGGAGAGGTTATTTTCAGCTTAAAATCCTTCATCCTAACCTATCTCAGCCATATATGGCCCAAGAAAAGTAACTTACGTTTTCAATCCGATAGAATTCAATGATCATTTTTTGATTTATGAAATAGATCTATTGATTTAAAGTTTCAGGGATTGTGGTCTTTACCATACTCAGAATCAAATATACACAACGTATAAATCACTCATTATTTGATGTGGAATTTTTTCATTTACTCTACAAAATCGTGTCATTGAATCCTGTTAGTTCAAACCATTAATTTCGATCATGCAAACGAATTCTTCGGGGTAATGGCAACTGTTCAGATTTAAACAATTCCGGATCAGCCAAATACAATTTATAAAGATGTGCTTTGAGATCAATCAAAAATTGACGCCCAGACACTAAAATATTTTGACCTTCAGGGGTAAGATTCAAGGACAAACGCGTATTATGCTTACGAATATAAGGAATGACTTTTTCAATAAAAGGAATCAAAGCCACTTCCTGAATTTCATGATTGACCCATTTATCTTTAATCAATAATTGTGCTAAACCTTTACTTTGCCAAATCGCAAGCGTTTGCAGACCTGAAGGCGTTGAACATAAAGCCCAACCATCATGATAAAGTCCATAGACTTTTCCCTGCGCCACAGTTGCTGCAATAAACTGATTATATTGTTCTTTTGCGGTTAAATTACCCATCGAATAAGAATGACTTGCCTGTCTTTGATAAGGGTTTCTCATAATCGTTTATAGTTTTAAATAAATAATGAATTATGCTTCTCATTTTAAACATAAACTGTGACTTAAGATTGTATTATTATCAAAATATGGTATGGAGATTGTAAGCATCATTCAATGTTATGTAACACTTGCACGAATAAATACATTTTCAATTTTTAATTAAAATCATTTATTTAGTGACAATAATCCGTATACATCAAATGATTGATCAACATTTAAATGTAATCAAAATGTACAAGACTGAATTTTGAGGTGGTCTTTGACAACGAATGAGATTAAGGAATTGTTTTGAAGAAATTTGAGATGTTCAATCTAAAGATATGGTGGGCGCTGACGGGATCGAACCGCCGACATTCTGCTTGTAAGGCAGACGCTCTACCAACTGAGCTAAGCGCCCTGAGGAAAAAATTCAAGATTTGAATTTTTGACGCAAGACAAACGCAGTGCGTAGTCTATGCTATTTAAAACCACTTTTCAAATCAGGGTAATGAAAAATGGCGCAGCGGACGGGACTCGAACCCGCGACCCTCGGCGTGACAGGCCGATATTCTAACCAACTGAACTACCGCTGCATCGCAAACTTATTGCTAAGTTTATATACCTGAAGATTTTTCATCTAAAGATATGGTGGGCGCTGACGGGATCGAACCGCCGACATTCTGCTTGTAAGGCAGACGCTCTACCAACTGAGCTAAGCGCCCTTTTAGGGTCAAACTATTTCGACTTAATGGATGGCGCAGCGGACGGGACTCGAACCCGCGACCCTCGGCGTGACAGGCCGATATTCTAACCAACTGAACTACCGCTGCATCACAAAAAATCTGGTGGGCGCTGACGGGATCGAACCGCCGACATTCTGCTTGTAAGGCAGACGCTCTACCAACTGAGCTAAGCGCCCTCAAAAGGTCAACTATGTAAATGGCGCAGCGGACGGGACTCGAACCCGCGACCCTCGGCGTGACAGGCCGATATTCTAACCAACTGAACTACCGCTGCATCTACACAATGTCTCTATTGTGGTACAAACAACATGTTAAATATTAAGTGGCGCAGCGGACGGGACTCGAACCCGCGACCCTCGGCGTGACAGGCCGATATTCTAACCAACTGAACTACCGCTGCACTTAATGTTTAACGTAAAGGCTTGGTGGGCGCTGACGGGATCGAACCGCCGACATTCTGCTTGTAAGGCAGACGCTCTACCAACTGAGCTAAGCGCCCTTTACGACTTCATCGTTTGTGTGGTGCATTATAGAGAATCCTCAGGCACTGTCAAACGCTTTTCTACCTTAATCTTGGTTTTTCAGCTTGAATGATTAAAAAATAGATCATTTCGGTAAAATTCTCACTTTTTTGTTTATTTTTTACCTATTTATGTCAATTTTTTTGCAAAGTTTTTGCATAATCCATAAATAAAACCAACTCAAGCCTGAGTAAAAATCGATTTTTCTATTTTTTTTCTAGAATTTTTTCGTCAGACAAATATACCAAAGCACCTTCTTGAACCAAATCGAATAATTCTTGTACATCCCCACTATACATACGAATACAACCATGAGATTTAGGGATGCCCATAGGTTCTGTTTCAGGCGTACCATGAATATAAATATATCGTTTAAAGGTGTCACACCCTACCCCACGGTTAAATCCCTCTTGCAAACCATCTAACCAAAGTATGCGTGTTAGTATCCAATCACGATCGGGTTGTTGTTGTCCCAACTCACGAGAGTAAATTTCACCAGTCCATTGTCTTGCTTTAAAAACAGCATTAAAAGGCTCGGTTGCACCAATCTTTTGTGCAACACGATGCCAACCACGTGGCGTCTTACCCGAGTTTTCTTGTTCTCCAATCCCATTTAGGCCAGTTGAAATCAGATAAAACTTATTCAGTTTCGGTAAGCTTAGCGTCTGGGATACAAGGTCTATTAAAATATCTGCTTGGTCTAGTGAATACATACAGGTACTCTTATGGTTTTTTGGACGTTTGATTAAGTCTTATCTTGTTTGGTCAATATGTTGTTGGGTTCTGGTCGAGTCCACAGCCATATCGCCACAATCAACATGGTTAAATCGGTAAAAATTTTCACTAAAAGTGGCGCATTGGTAAACAGCATAACAATACCACTGATGCACATCATGATACTTGCCCACCATTTTGCTTTTCTTGGGACAGTGCCATGTTCACGCCAGTTGCGTAAGGTCGGTCCATACTTAGGATGGTTAAGCAACCAAGCATCCATCTGCGGCCACCCTTTTGATGCTGCCCATGCAGCAAGGATTAAAAATACAGTGGTTGGCATACCAGGTAAAAGCGCCCCTATAAAACCTAGTACAATAAAAATAACGACTAGGCTACGCCAAAACAATATTTTCATACAGCAACTCAATTAGATGAATTTCATTAGTATATATGGTTTTATAAGACCAGCAGTTTAGAATTTTAACGCCCCGAAGCTAACGTATTGAATGAGCAGATAATATGTCAGAATATTTTGAACCATGGTTTGAATACCAACAACCGATCGTTCGTCAACTGGCATTTGTAGTTGCAAGTCCTAATATTATTCAGGCTTTACCTGAACAATTACACACTCAACATACCTTTGAACTGCATTCAAACGATTTTTGGAAGGACTTGTATTTACGCTATATTCCACGTTTAAAATTTTTAGATCAACACCCAGAAGAACTCATAACATTTATACAGCAACTTAAAAGTACTCGCTTAGGACTACGTTTCGAATATTTAATGTGGTTTTGGCTTCAAGATGCCGCTTATCATCATTACCAACTAATTGGACATAGTATTCAAATCATTGACGGCAAGGATACCCTTGGTGAACTAGATTTTTTACTCATCAATACGCAGACGCAAGAAGTTGAACATTGGGAAGTGGCACTAAAATATTATTTAGCTGAAGCAGACTATAGCCTTTCACATTGGTACGGTTTAAATCGTAGTGATACTTTAGAGCGCAAACTCAAGCATTTTACTCAAAAGCAGTTTCAATTTAAGTCAGCACTAGGTCATACCATTCAAAAACGCATTGCCATTCTTAAAGGTCAATTATTTATCCCAATAAATAGACCAGAAAACACTTTACCTCTATTTGTAAATCCATATAGAGAGGTTGGTCAATGGGGCACTCAATTATTTTGCTCTCGATATTATCGACTGAATCGACTAGAGTGGATTTGCCCGAATGAAATTACAGATCCGATTTACGCTGCATTCTGGTGTAATGGTCTATATCGGAATTTCAAAACAAAACAACACTATATGTATCGTCAACCACCAATTCTAAGTATCTGTGTTAAAAAGATGTAATTTTAACCAACTAAAAATACATTTAATAACATTCACATAATAAAACTATCGTATTCATTGTCTTATTTAACACCTATTCTATTGAAACATCAGAATAATTGAGAACTGGAGATGATGATGAAAAAAGTATTAGCTGCTTCATTGGTAGTTGCATTCGTTTTAACTGGTTGTAATACATTTAAAGGCATGGGTAAAGACGTGTCTAAAGCGGGTGATGCTGTTAGTAATACAGCTGAAAAAACTGAAAACAAAATGTAATTTCAGTTCTTCAACAGATTCAAAAGAAAAGCCTTATCCAATGATAAGGCTTTTTTTATTTATAACACCAATAACTCCCTTCACTTATTTGCATTTTCTTTTATAGAATTCCTGCTTTATGATAGTGTTAATTTGACTAATTTAACCTCTCTCCATGACGCATTCAGATACTTTAGATCTCAGCCTGCAACTCTTAAGACAACCTTCAGTCACTCCAGTTGATCATAATTGCCAAGATATTATGGCCAAACGCCTTGCAAAAATTGGCTTCAATATTGAAAACATGCGTTTTGAAGATGTCGACAATTTATGGGCTCGTCGTGGCACTGAGTCTCCTGTATTTTGTTTTGCAGGTCATACAGATGTTGTCCCAACAGGTCAATTAGATGCATGGTCTTCAGATCCATTTAAACCTGAAATTCGTGATGGCAAGCTATATGGTCGCGGAAGTGCAGATATGAAAACGGCTTTGGCCGCAATGGTCGTGGCTTCTGAGCGTTTTGTTGCAAAGCATCCAGATCACAAAGGTTCGATTGCCTTTTTGATTACATCAGATGAAGAAGGTCCTTCGATTAATGGTACGGTGAAAGTCGTCGAAACATTAGAAGCACGTCAAGAGAAAATGACGTGGTGTCTGGTTGGTGAGCCTTCAAGTACCCATACATTGGGTGATATTGTCAAAAATGGTCGTCGTGGTTCGCTTAATGGTGTTCTACGTGTACAAGGTAAGCAAGGTCATGTCGCTTACCCTCACCTTGCCATTAATCCGATTCATGTCGCATCAAAAGCGATTACTGAGCTCTGTGAAACGGTATGGGATGCGGGCAATGAGTACTTCCCTGCAACTTCATTCCAGATTTCAAATATTCATTCCGGTACAGGTGCAACCAATGTCATTCCAGATACAATGGATGTGACTTTCAATTTCCGTTACTCAACTGAAGTAACTGCCGAAATACTGAAGCAACGTGTGATTGAAATTCTAGACCGACATGGTTTGCAATACAGCATCGATTGGACACTTTCAGGTCTGCCATTCTTAACCCCTGTGGGTGAACTTGTGAATGCTGCAAAACATGCCATTAAACACGTCACAGGTACGGACACCGAGTTATCAACCAGTGGTGGCACTTCAGATGGTCGCTTCATTGCACCTACTGGCGCACAAGTTTTAGAACTTGGTGTACTCAATGCCACGATTCACCAAGTGAACGAACACGTCAATATTGATGAATTAGAGCCATTAGCTGAAATTTACGAACAAATTTTGGTTGAACTTTTAGCGAAATAAAATCAAAAAAGGGATGTTAAAACATCCCTTTTTTATTAAAAATAGCATCGTTAAATAATGGATTTAAACTTGTTCTGCTTTTAATTCGATACCCACTTCTTTCTGAATATTGGCCACATGTGGCACATGATAGAGTTCATTTTCAATACGCACATACTGCATAATCAATGAATCATCAATGTTTTTTGCATCATCTACTACTTCAGAAATACGCACACGAATCGATTTAGGCATATCGTTGCACATTAAAGCAAAACGCTGATCTATTTCTTCACCCTCAATAATTAATGCCACACCCAATGCACTTGAAGGATCATTAAGTCGATAAACAGGAAGTTTGCTTTCATGCCATTCCACTTTATCTAGATTTGTTGGACTATCAAACGCAGATAGCACGATATTCTGTGGCAATAACATGGGTGGCTTGTTATAGCACTGAATCACATACGCATCGATAAAGCCTGATGAAACAGTAATTAAGTGCTGTAGTTCTTGCGTACTTACTTCACTTAGCAAAGATTTCTTTGTTTTTTGTACCATTAGTCTTCTCTATTTGGTTTCCAAAAGTTTTTGAATCGTTGCTAACAATTCATCTTCTTGGAACGGTTTACCCATATAGCTTGTCACACCCAAGCTCATTGCTCTTTCACGATGTTTCTCACCCGTACGTGATGTAATCATGATGATTGGCAAGGCTTGGTGAACTTCATCATGTCGAATAAGACTTGTCACTTCAAAACCATCCATACGTGGCATTTCGATATCCAGCAACATGAGATCTGGTCGTACAGTATGTAGTTGTTCGATCGCATCTACACCATCTTTTGCTGTCACCACATCGAAACCTTGTCTTTCGAGTAAACGAGATGTGACCTTACGTACAGTCACAGAGTCATCTACAATCATGATTAGGCGACGTTCATCACGATGACGACTCACCTCGGTCGAGCTTAATGATGTATCGTGTCGATTGGTCAACTGCACTTGGCGCGCAATATTTTGACCATCTAAGATCAAACAAACTTGACCATCACCTAAAATCGTTGCCCCAGAAATGGCACCAATATTGTTGAATTGATCTCCAATAGGTTTCATCACAATTTGTGATCGTGAACCGACCAGTTGATCAACCAATACCGCACTGGTTTGATCTCGATTTCCTTTGATCAAAAGCACTGGTAGTGAACTCACCACACCACTCAATTTTGGTACTGCATGTCCGCCTATAAACTCTGAAAGATAACGTAACTTATAGGTCTGGTCATCAATATGAAAGGCATCATCTGCGCTACTAAAGAAGGTTTCAAGTTCTGAAGGCGCAATACGTACAATTCGATCAATTTGTGAAAGAGGAACAGCAAATTGTTGATCCTGTACTTTCACCATTAAGGCATCACTTACTGCAACTGTGGTTGGCACTCGAATTTTAAAGGTTGAGCCTTTACCAACTTCAGATTCAACAGAAACTTCACCACCGAGCGCCTTAATACCACTTTGAACTACATCTAGCCCCACACCGCGACCAGAAATTTGGGTAATTTTTTCAGCTGTACTAAAGCCTGGATGGAAAATGAATTGCAGCACTTGCTCATCACTTAACTGTTGATCAAGTTGAATTAAGTTTTGAGCCAATGCCTTTTCTCTAATCTTATTGGCTTGAATACCTTGTCCGTCATCTGTAAATGAGATCACGACATCTGTACCCTGACGACTAATATCTAGCTCAATACGACCTGCTTCAGGTTTACCCAATTTCAAACGTGTTTGGGTGTCCTCCAAACCATGATCCAATGCATTACGGAGCATGTGTTCAAGTGGTGACACTAACTTTTCTAAAATCGTACGATCCAATTCACCTTCAGTATTGGTCACCACAAGTTCAGCTGGCTTATTCAAAGTCGTAGAGACTTGACGTACCAAGCGTTGTAAACGAGGTAATAACCGAGAGAAAGGAACTAATCGTGCACGCATCAAACCTTCTTGAATTTCCGCTTGAATACGCGATTGTTGTAATAAAATCCCTTCGGTATCTTTAATTTTTTCAGATAAAGTAGTCTTAAAGTCCACCAAATCCGAGGCAGATTCGGCCAGTGATTTAGACAATTGATTCAGGGATGAATATTGGTCCATTTCCAACGGATCGAAGTCTTCATAACGAGCGCCAGTTTCACCATGAATGGAGATAATTTGTGATTCTAACTCACCTTCCATTCGGCGCAACTGATCTGCTAAACGTTGAATCGCCAATTCCATTTCAGACAAGGTATGCCCAAACTGGCTAAGATCCATTTCAATACGTGAACGGTTAATTGCATTTTCACCTGCCAAGTCGATCATTTTTTCAATGGTCTCGGCAGAGATACGAATCATCTCATCATTTTGTTCAATTTTTTCAGATTCATCCCACTCACCCAACATTGATGGTGGCTCAGTACCATCACCCTCTTCAAAAGCAGTTGTGACTTCCTGAA contains these protein-coding regions:
- a CDS encoding YdcF family protein, with translation MLKSKFFKFILLAMGVFLFLYSVLLLIQHRYGLGTILPLFIGLMFCIQSLYNQKIHHFLIQHPRLKQFYKMGWAVFSVWFITVCLFFAYLKYQMLQPEHVNNIDAIVVLGSGTIKGKPSPTLVARLDRAAEIAQQYPHTTIILSGGLDALKQHTEAQIMSDYLQKNYQINANKIELEDRSTSTYLNLKNSQVLLKKNGLTLQTPLAIVTSDFHTPRASLIAKKQGYKNFVTIRAKTPLVTRYSSWLREYFAYISGWILGEF
- a CDS encoding DUF2750 domain-containing protein is translated as MRNPYQRQASHSYSMGNLTAKEQYNQFIAATVAQGKVYGLYHDGWALCSTPSGLQTLAIWQSKGLAQLLIKDKWVNHEIQEVALIPFIEKVIPYIRKHNTRLSLNLTPEGQNILVSGRQFLIDLKAHLYKLYLADPELFKSEQLPLPRRIRLHDRN
- the elsL gene encoding cell wall-recycling L,D-carboxypeptidase ElsL, which produces MYSLDQADILIDLVSQTLSLPKLNKFYLISTGLNGIGEQENSGKTPRGWHRVAQKIGATEPFNAVFKARQWTGEIYSRELGQQQPDRDWILTRILWLDGLQEGFNRGVGCDTFKRYIYIHGTPETEPMGIPKSHGCIRMYSGDVQELFDLVQEGALVYLSDEKILEKK
- a CDS encoding YbaN family protein; translation: MKILFWRSLVVIFIVLGFIGALLPGMPTTVFLILAAWAASKGWPQMDAWLLNHPKYGPTLRNWREHGTVPRKAKWWASIMMCISGIVMLFTNAPLLVKIFTDLTMLIVAIWLWTRPEPNNILTKQDKT
- a CDS encoding DUF1853 family protein, with translation MSEYFEPWFEYQQPIVRQLAFVVASPNIIQALPEQLHTQHTFELHSNDFWKDLYLRYIPRLKFLDQHPEELITFIQQLKSTRLGLRFEYLMWFWLQDAAYHHYQLIGHSIQIIDGKDTLGELDFLLINTQTQEVEHWEVALKYYLAEADYSLSHWYGLNRSDTLERKLKHFTQKQFQFKSALGHTIQKRIAILKGQLFIPINRPENTLPLFVNPYREVGQWGTQLFCSRYYRLNRLEWICPNEITDPIYAAFWCNGLYRNFKTKQHYMYRQPPILSICVKKM
- a CDS encoding entericidin A/B family lipoprotein; this translates as MMKKVLAASLVVAFVLTGCNTFKGMGKDVSKAGDAVSNTAEKTENKM
- the dapE gene encoding succinyl-diaminopimelate desuccinylase, with translation MTHSDTLDLSLQLLRQPSVTPVDHNCQDIMAKRLAKIGFNIENMRFEDVDNLWARRGTESPVFCFAGHTDVVPTGQLDAWSSDPFKPEIRDGKLYGRGSADMKTALAAMVVASERFVAKHPDHKGSIAFLITSDEEGPSINGTVKVVETLEARQEKMTWCLVGEPSSTHTLGDIVKNGRRGSLNGVLRVQGKQGHVAYPHLAINPIHVASKAITELCETVWDAGNEYFPATSFQISNIHSGTGATNVIPDTMDVTFNFRYSTEVTAEILKQRVIEILDRHGLQYSIDWTLSGLPFLTPVGELVNAAKHAIKHVTGTDTELSTSGGTSDGRFIAPTGAQVLELGVLNATIHQVNEHVNIDELEPLAEIYEQILVELLAK